A stretch of Carnobacteriaceae bacterium zg-C25 DNA encodes these proteins:
- a CDS encoding YfhO family protein, whose amino-acid sequence MNKQSIRQIYILCAVIPLAIMIVNFIILGMYPFGNTTVMAIDFASQYIDLFAYLKRAVLSLDVDSFFYSFSKSLGGDMVGLWGYYLLSPFNLIYVILPFEALRISATLTILARYSAMGLTFGHLLIKRYNGLRHKPLLIPIFATLYALSGFAIAYQMNPLWYDALVFLPLIIIGVEQVMDGRKNVYHYVLLLGAMIIMQYYMAYMMCLFIILYALFYATRLSFGNTIKQKLVSYFKPLLRLAIWSLVAVGISAIILYPVVQNLLITKGTYTEVVRFQWAFEFNPLEIISKLFIGAFDYDQMPAGLPNVYVGAVALIGLMLYFSNQSIRKSERFAAFFVLLVFVLSMVHDFTNKIWHLGQTPAWFYHRFTYLTCFFMVLLAYRGVVGLQKLSKRRIIGIVAVLLGLMSSALTQQHSFMTLPQQLLSMAFWLVALLLLVQISKERALPLILLFTVAELGVNANIVQSRIGYAHAGSFLNAYSVQKEVIDKIRPDNTQFYRTAKLFNRTKNDPFMFDFPGLTNFSSTMEASTLDLFDYFGDAGANAATNYGNGTALTDALFSVKYIVQMRNLPVDLQNDENIYAFTRESTRKDLNAYYHPTFESSRLRVYQNDNVLPIGFASSDALVNLRMERNAPAYNQNQVLNALQPSDTKYFEQFAFSNITLDNFETDNPNNLSSVALKRIDKNRSATITYRFTPQTNEAYYISLPASTNLSKNDITFELNGQVYEYYRTYDQRQLFNVAYGNKGEPIEFKISTSSLDELTIYNVQLWRLNEVLTREAIAKTKENGLTVTQWSDNRIEGTITLSSEQTHMMTSIPYSPGWKAYVDDKEVNTRQVWNSLLAVPMTSGMHTVKLVYTPVGWWIGVSVTAASLVIVGIYTIWERRKNDSIL is encoded by the coding sequence ATGAACAAGCAATCAATTAGACAAATTTATATATTGTGTGCGGTGATACCATTAGCTATTATGATTGTCAACTTTATTATTTTGGGTATGTATCCATTTGGGAATACAACAGTTATGGCAATTGATTTTGCATCGCAATATATCGATTTGTTTGCTTATTTAAAACGCGCAGTATTATCACTAGACGTGGATAGCTTTTTTTATTCCTTTTCCAAATCGCTCGGTGGGGATATGGTCGGATTATGGGGGTACTATTTACTCAGTCCATTTAATTTGATTTATGTTATATTACCTTTTGAAGCGTTACGTATTTCGGCAACATTGACCATTTTGGCGCGATATAGTGCGATGGGATTAACATTTGGACATTTGCTCATTAAACGTTACAACGGTTTGCGTCACAAGCCATTATTGATTCCAATATTTGCAACGTTGTATGCGTTAAGTGGGTTTGCCATTGCGTATCAAATGAATCCACTATGGTACGATGCACTTGTTTTTTTACCACTCATTATCATTGGTGTAGAGCAAGTGATGGACGGGCGAAAAAATGTATATCATTACGTGCTTTTATTAGGTGCGATGATCATTATGCAATATTACATGGCATATATGATGTGTTTATTCATCATTTTATATGCATTGTTTTATGCCACACGTCTTTCTTTTGGAAATACGATTAAGCAAAAGCTAGTGAGTTATTTTAAACCGCTATTACGTTTAGCCATATGGTCGTTAGTAGCAGTAGGCATTAGCGCCATTATTTTATATCCAGTTGTGCAAAACTTGTTGATTACGAAAGGAACGTATACAGAAGTCGTTCGTTTTCAATGGGCATTTGAATTTAATCCGTTAGAAATTATTTCTAAATTGTTTATTGGTGCGTTTGATTATGACCAAATGCCAGCAGGTTTGCCAAATGTTTATGTTGGGGCAGTTGCCTTAATCGGTTTAATGCTCTATTTTTCAAATCAATCCATTCGAAAAAGCGAACGATTTGCTGCCTTTTTTGTGCTTTTGGTGTTTGTTTTATCGATGGTGCATGATTTTACGAATAAAATTTGGCATCTCGGTCAAACGCCGGCGTGGTTTTATCACCGTTTCACGTACTTAACCTGCTTTTTTATGGTGTTACTCGCCTATCGTGGTGTTGTCGGTCTGCAAAAACTATCCAAGCGCCGAATCATCGGTATTGTAGCCGTATTGTTAGGGCTTATGAGTAGCGCATTGACGCAGCAACATTCATTTATGACGCTACCACAACAACTGTTGTCAATGGCATTTTGGCTAGTGGCGTTACTGTTGCTGGTACAAATCTCTAAAGAAAGAGCGTTACCGTTAATACTTCTTTTTACGGTTGCAGAGTTAGGTGTGAATGCGAATATTGTCCAATCACGTATTGGGTATGCCCATGCTGGCTCGTTTTTAAATGCGTACTCTGTCCAAAAAGAAGTGATTGATAAAATTCGACCGGACAACACACAATTTTATCGCACTGCAAAACTGTTTAACCGCACTAAAAACGATCCGTTTATGTTTGATTTTCCGGGATTAACAAATTTCAGTTCGACGATGGAAGCCTCAACGCTCGATTTATTTGATTATTTTGGTGATGCCGGCGCAAATGCAGCGACGAATTATGGGAATGGAACGGCATTGACGGATGCGTTATTTAGTGTGAAATATATCGTACAAATGCGTAACTTGCCTGTGGATTTGCAAAATGATGAAAATATTTATGCGTTTACGCGAGAATCGACACGTAAAGATTTAAATGCGTATTATCACCCAACGTTTGAAAGCAGTCGATTACGCGTGTATCAAAACGATAATGTTTTACCGATTGGGTTTGCATCTAGTGATGCGTTAGTTAATTTGAGAATGGAGCGCAATGCGCCTGCGTATAATCAAAATCAAGTGTTAAATGCTTTACAGCCAAGTGATACAAAATATTTTGAGCAATTCGCCTTTTCAAATATTACACTCGATAATTTTGAAACAGACAATCCGAATAATTTAAGCAGTGTTGCTTTGAAGCGTATTGATAAGAATCGCAGTGCAACAATAACGTATCGCTTTACACCACAAACCAATGAAGCGTATTACATTTCTTTACCGGCAAGTACAAACCTAAGCAAAAATGATATTACGTTTGAATTGAACGGGCAAGTATATGAATATTATCGTACGTATGATCAACGACAATTGTTCAATGTCGCCTATGGCAATAAAGGAGAACCGATTGAATTTAAAATTTCAACGTCATCTTTAGACGAATTGACAATTTATAACGTGCAATTGTGGCGGTTGAATGAAGTGTTGACGCGTGAAGCGATTGCTAAAACGAAAGAAAATGGGTTAACTGTTACGCAATGGAGTGATAATCGTATCGAAGGGACGATTACATTGTCAAGCGAACAGACACATATGATGACAAGTATTCCGTATAGTCCGGGTTGGAAAGCGTATGTTGATGATAAAGAAGTCAACACACGACAAGTATGGAATAGTTTACTCGCTGTGCCAATGACGTCTGGTATGCACACTGTCAAACTGGTGTATACACCTGTTGGGTGGTGGATTGGCGTGAGTGTGACGGCAGCAAGTTTAGTCATTGTTGGCATTTATACAATATGGGAGAGAAGAAAAAATGATTCAATTTTATAA
- a CDS encoding bifunctional (p)ppGpp synthetase/guanosine-3',5'-bis(diphosphate) 3'-pyrophosphohydrolase yields the protein MAKQKDYTAQDVLDLCRTYMNEEHVTFVKKAYEFAEHAHRSMQRKSGEPYIIHPIQVAGILANLHMDPHTVAAGFLHDVVEDTEYTYDDMVTHFSQSVADIIEGVTKIGQVEYQSKAENKAENHRKMLLAMAQDFRVIIVKLADRLHNMRTMEYQTEHKQQQKSEETLEIYAPLAHRLGMSKIKWELEDLSLRYLETQAYYNIVSLMSSKREEREAWVNETIDEIQHLLDEMHIKAEIKGRPKHIYSIYKKMVNKKKEFSEIYDLLAVRVLVNDIKDCYAVLGLVHTKWTPLPGRFKDYIAMPKPNMYQSLHTTIIGPGGTPIEIQIRTYEMHRIAENGVAAHWAYKEGVTSKVASTPLQERMNWFKDMMELQSDATNASEFIESVKTDLFNDRVYVFTPKGDVTELPSGSGPLDFAYSVHTELGNKTVGATVNGKNVGLDTVLVNGDIIDIRTSSSANPSPDWLKMVVTSRAKNKIKRYLKSQERDASIARGRDLLEKAIVELEFDPKEILTKERIDDVLERLNVHTIDDMYAMVGFGEQSSLAVANRLTEKERRQKEKELEIQQLLAKPEPKRTVMTIRDENGLIVSGGDNLLIRLARCCRPVPGDTVTGYITKGHGITVHRQDCPNVQLPHADEARLIDVEWDMANKKVHKDYDTEIIITAYDRNGLINDIITTANSTVKKMNGINAKINDHIATITLRVGIENIQELNRLLDKLRMITEVYRVQRVIS from the coding sequence ATGGCAAAACAAAAGGACTATACAGCACAAGATGTGCTTGATTTATGTCGGACGTATATGAATGAAGAGCACGTTACATTTGTAAAAAAAGCCTATGAGTTTGCTGAACACGCCCACCGTTCCATGCAACGTAAATCGGGAGAACCGTATATTATTCACCCAATTCAAGTAGCGGGTATTTTAGCAAATTTGCATATGGATCCGCATACGGTAGCAGCAGGTTTTTTACACGATGTTGTTGAAGATACAGAATACACTTATGATGATATGGTGACACATTTTTCACAAAGCGTAGCCGACATTATTGAGGGTGTCACAAAAATTGGGCAAGTAGAGTACCAATCAAAAGCAGAAAATAAGGCGGAAAATCACCGCAAAATGCTTTTGGCTATGGCGCAAGATTTTCGTGTCATTATTGTCAAATTGGCAGATAGATTACACAACATGCGTACAATGGAGTACCAGACGGAACATAAACAGCAACAAAAATCAGAAGAAACGCTTGAAATTTACGCGCCTTTAGCGCATCGCTTAGGGATGAGTAAAATTAAGTGGGAGTTGGAAGATTTATCGTTACGTTACTTGGAAACACAGGCGTATTATAATATTGTGTCGCTGATGAGCTCAAAACGTGAAGAGCGTGAGGCGTGGGTAAATGAGACAATCGATGAGATTCAACATTTACTTGATGAGATGCACATTAAAGCAGAAATTAAAGGTCGTCCGAAACACATTTATTCTATTTACAAAAAAATGGTAAATAAGAAAAAAGAGTTTAGCGAAATTTATGACTTGCTGGCAGTTCGTGTGTTGGTCAATGATATTAAAGATTGTTACGCGGTGTTAGGGTTGGTGCATACTAAATGGACACCACTTCCAGGGCGGTTTAAAGATTATATTGCCATGCCTAAACCAAATATGTATCAGTCGTTACACACAACCATTATTGGTCCGGGTGGGACACCGATTGAAATTCAAATTAGAACGTATGAAATGCATCGTATTGCTGAAAACGGGGTTGCTGCGCATTGGGCGTATAAAGAGGGTGTGACGAGTAAAGTTGCCTCAACGCCTTTGCAAGAACGGATGAATTGGTTCAAAGATATGATGGAGTTGCAAAGTGATGCAACAAACGCCAGCGAATTTATTGAATCCGTTAAAACCGATTTATTTAATGATCGTGTTTATGTCTTTACACCAAAAGGTGATGTGACGGAATTGCCAAGCGGGTCAGGTCCGTTAGACTTTGCCTATAGTGTGCATACTGAACTTGGGAATAAAACGGTCGGTGCAACCGTCAACGGTAAAAATGTTGGATTAGATACGGTTTTAGTGAATGGCGATATTATTGATATTCGTACAAGTAGTAGTGCAAATCCATCACCCGATTGGTTAAAGATGGTTGTGACTAGCCGTGCCAAAAATAAAATTAAACGGTATTTAAAATCTCAAGAACGTGATGCCAGTATTGCGCGCGGACGCGACTTATTGGAAAAAGCGATTGTTGAGTTAGAATTTGATCCGAAAGAAATTTTGACGAAAGAACGTATCGATGACGTATTGGAACGCCTAAATGTACATACAATCGATGATATGTATGCGATGGTTGGTTTTGGTGAACAGTCCTCTCTAGCGGTAGCCAATCGTTTAACCGAAAAAGAACGCCGTCAAAAAGAAAAAGAATTAGAAATTCAGCAACTTTTAGCCAAGCCAGAACCGAAGCGCACTGTGATGACCATTCGTGATGAAAATGGTTTAATTGTGAGTGGTGGCGATAATTTATTAATTCGTTTGGCGCGGTGTTGTAGACCGGTTCCAGGAGATACGGTGACGGGGTATATTACAAAAGGCCACGGCATTACTGTCCATCGACAAGACTGCCCTAATGTCCAGTTGCCACATGCAGATGAAGCAAGGCTGATTGATGTTGAATGGGATATGGCGAATAAAAAAGTACATAAAGATTATGATACCGAAATTATTATTACCGCATATGATCGAAACGGTTTAATTAACGACATCATTACAACGGCAAATAGTACCGTTAAAAAAATGAATGGGATTAACGCAAAAATCAACGACCACATTGCAACCATTACATTGCGAGTAGGGATTGAAAATATTCAAGAGTTAAATCGATTACTCGATAAATTACGTATGATAACAGAAGTGTACCGTGTACAACGTGTCATTTCATAA
- the yidD gene encoding membrane protein insertion efficiency factor YidD encodes MKKIIKKAIKGYQKYISPATPPSCRYEPTCSHYALEAVEKHGALKGSLMAVGRICRCHPFIKGGVDPVPDYFTLRRNTFKHEKQAEESHGESD; translated from the coding sequence ATGAAAAAAATAATTAAAAAAGCTATAAAAGGCTATCAAAAATATATTTCACCGGCAACGCCACCAAGTTGTCGCTATGAACCGACGTGCTCACATTATGCTTTAGAAGCGGTCGAAAAACATGGTGCATTGAAAGGCAGTTTAATGGCGGTGGGAAGAATTTGTCGGTGTCATCCGTTTATTAAAGGCGGGGTAGATCCTGTTCCGGACTATTTTACGTTACGACGAAACACATTTAAACACGAAAAACAAGCGGAGGAAAGTCATGGGGAATCTGATTAA
- a CDS encoding TatD family hydrolase, whose protein sequence is MLFDTHTHINTPQFQDDLDATILRAKEHGVTQMAVVGFDEPTILKSLELSKQYDNIYSIVGWHPVETPSYTMALEKQLQEWLTHDKVVALGEIGLDYHWNTDTPQNQEKVFRRQIAIANEMNLPIVIHTREALEDTYRILKSSSFQGGIMHSFSGNISDMQRFLDLGMYISLSGVVTFKKSLDLQEVAKVVPLDRLLIETDAPYLSPVPYRGKRNEPSYVYHVAEKIAQLRECSIEDIATATTQNARKLFRL, encoded by the coding sequence ATGTTATTTGATACACATACACATATAAATACACCGCAATTTCAAGATGATTTAGATGCGACCATTTTGCGCGCAAAAGAACATGGTGTGACACAAATGGCGGTTGTTGGTTTTGATGAACCAACCATTTTAAAAAGTTTAGAATTATCGAAACAATACGACAATATTTACAGTATTGTTGGGTGGCACCCGGTTGAAACGCCCAGCTATACAATGGCACTTGAAAAACAATTGCAAGAATGGCTAACGCACGATAAAGTGGTGGCACTTGGCGAAATTGGATTGGATTATCATTGGAATACCGATACACCACAAAACCAAGAAAAAGTATTTAGACGTCAAATCGCCATTGCAAATGAGATGAATTTACCGATTGTGATTCACACGCGAGAAGCTCTGGAAGACACGTACCGCATTTTGAAATCTTCGTCATTTCAGGGTGGGATTATGCACAGTTTTTCTGGGAATATTTCCGATATGCAACGTTTTCTTGATTTAGGAATGTACATTTCGCTAAGTGGCGTGGTGACGTTCAAAAAGTCACTGGATTTACAAGAAGTTGCAAAAGTCGTTCCGTTAGATCGATTGTTGATTGAAACGGATGCCCCGTATTTATCGCCTGTTCCGTATCGTGGTAAGCGTAACGAGCCAAGTTATGTGTATCACGTGGCGGAGAAAATCGCGCAATTACGTGAGTGTTCGATTGAAGACATTGCAACTGCGACGACGCAAAACGCTAGAAAGTTATTTAGACTATGA
- the dtd gene encoding D-tyrosyl-tRNA(Tyr) deacylase, whose amino-acid sequence MKVVLQRARCASVSIDGKVHGQIENGYVLLVGIAETDTTKEADYLAKKIVNLRVFEDEDGKMNQNIQSVGGSILSVSQFTLFADTKKGNRPSFIKAAKPDIAIPLYHYFNDTLRQYDIPVETGVFGANMQVSLVNDGPVTIILDTAE is encoded by the coding sequence ATGAAAGTAGTATTACAACGTGCTCGTTGTGCGAGTGTGAGCATTGATGGAAAAGTACATGGACAAATTGAAAACGGCTATGTTTTGTTAGTGGGAATTGCTGAAACGGATACAACAAAAGAAGCGGATTACCTAGCTAAAAAAATTGTGAATTTGCGTGTGTTTGAAGATGAAGACGGTAAAATGAATCAAAATATTCAATCTGTAGGCGGTTCAATCTTATCCGTTTCACAATTTACATTATTTGCCGATACAAAAAAGGGAAATCGTCCTAGTTTTATAAAAGCTGCCAAACCGGATATTGCGATTCCGCTATATCACTATTTTAACGATACTTTAAGACAATATGATATTCCTGTTGAAACGGGTGTGTTTGGAGCGAATATGCAAGTATCTTTAGTTAATGATGGACCGGTAACGATTATATTGGATACGGCTGAATAA
- the rnmV gene encoding ribonuclease M5 — protein sequence MKEIIVVEGRDDTRRLKEVLGVVDTIETRGSAINQETLELIKKAHEFRGVIVLCDPDFPGEKIRKTITQYIPTVKHAFLTVAEATPKHKGSLGVEHASDAAILRALNDVKSVQDYESQTPITKSFLMRIGLVGLNQSAKRREALAKKMGIGHVNGKQLEKRLNAFGYTPEQIMDTMAIVWEENYGTF from the coding sequence ATGAAAGAAATCATTGTTGTAGAAGGACGAGATGATACGCGCCGTTTAAAAGAGGTTTTGGGTGTGGTGGATACGATTGAAACACGTGGATCGGCAATTAATCAAGAAACATTAGAGTTGATTAAAAAGGCGCACGAGTTTCGTGGCGTTATTGTCTTGTGTGACCCCGATTTTCCGGGTGAAAAAATTAGAAAAACCATTACACAATATATACCGACCGTTAAACACGCTTTTTTAACCGTTGCCGAAGCGACGCCAAAGCATAAAGGTTCTCTTGGTGTAGAACACGCGAGTGACGCGGCGATTTTGCGCGCGTTAAATGACGTGAAAAGTGTTCAAGACTACGAAAGTCAAACGCCTATTACTAAGTCATTTTTAATGCGTATTGGACTTGTTGGCTTAAATCAATCTGCTAAACGACGTGAGGCGTTAGCGAAAAAAATGGGTATTGGGCATGTGAATGGGAAACAGTTAGAAAAACGATTGAATGCATTTGGCTATACACCCGAACAAATTATGGACACGATGGCAATCGTATGGGAGGAAAATTATGGAACATTTTAG
- a CDS encoding energy-coupling factor transporter transmembrane protein EcfT has protein sequence MLDNVLLGRFLPGDSFVHKLDSRAKLLFIMAFFVVVFSASTLADYGILVVFLLVCVLMSRITLGYFFQGIKPMIWLILFTAFFQILFVQTGEVYTSLWIIKVTDEGLWQAFIVTLRFTIIIGMSTLLTLTTNPLGLSDAVESLLSPFRRFGLPVHEIALILSIAMRFVPTILNEASTIMNAQRSRGVDFNEGSLLKRIKTIIPILIPLFANAIRRADELANAMEARGYQGGDTRTKYRQLKWTFNDTSVFVVLVLLYVILYFT, from the coding sequence ATGTTAGATAATGTTTTGTTAGGCCGCTTCTTACCGGGCGATTCGTTTGTCCACAAACTCGATTCGCGAGCGAAGTTATTATTTATTATGGCTTTTTTTGTGGTGGTGTTTTCTGCTAGCACACTTGCGGATTACGGCATTTTAGTGGTATTTTTATTAGTGTGCGTGTTGATGTCACGTATCACGCTAGGTTATTTTTTTCAAGGCATTAAGCCAATGATTTGGCTAATTTTATTTACAGCCTTTTTCCAAATTTTATTTGTGCAAACAGGTGAAGTGTATACGTCATTGTGGATTATTAAAGTAACGGATGAAGGGTTGTGGCAAGCGTTTATTGTCACGCTACGGTTTACCATTATTATTGGCATGTCGACTTTACTCACGTTGACCACTAATCCGTTAGGGTTAAGCGATGCGGTAGAAAGTTTATTATCTCCATTTCGTCGTTTTGGATTACCCGTACATGAAATTGCATTAATTTTATCCATTGCAATGCGATTTGTACCGACCATTTTAAACGAAGCAAGTACCATTATGAACGCACAGCGTTCTCGGGGTGTGGATTTTAATGAAGGTTCATTGCTTAAACGCATTAAAACGATTATTCCGATATTGATTCCACTATTTGCCAATGCCATTCGTCGAGCAGATGAATTGGCGAATGCCATGGAAGCTAGAGGGTATCAAGGTGGCGATACACGTACTAAATATCGTCAATTAAAATGGACATTTAATGACACGAGTGTGTTTGTCGTACTTGTTTTATTGTATGTTATACTCTATTTTACATAA
- the cysS gene encoding cysteine--tRNA ligase, with product MIQFYNTLTNQKEPFKPLVDDQVSMYVCGPTVYNYIHIGNARSTVAFDVVRRYLEYRGFTVNYVSNFTDVDDKIIRAANEMDISPREVADRFIHAFYEDTAALNVKKATLNPRVMDSIDDIIAFIQVLIDKGFAYVVDGDVYFKTRHFEQYGQLSGQSIDDLIAGASQRVDDDTAQKHDPLDFALWKRAKENEIHWHSPWGCGRPGWHIECSVMATKFLGDTIDIHAGGHDLTFPHHENEIAQSQAKTGKPFANYWLHNGFVTFDGEKMSKSLGNFVLVHDLIQQVDPQVVRFLLATAHYRKPLEFKEDIIAEATVNLEKFKATLRQIQFRLNTAVTDMCVSDETMLETMRTQENAFKEAMDDDINAPNGMKVLYELLRDINVYTQRETVNASVLGIVKTRLLAMCDVFGMVLEEEETLLDEDIVSLIEERTQARLIKDFKRSDEIRDYLKSQGIILDDTPQGTRYKRV from the coding sequence ATGATTCAATTTTATAATACATTAACCAATCAAAAAGAACCGTTTAAACCGTTAGTCGATGATCAAGTGAGCATGTACGTGTGTGGTCCAACGGTTTATAACTACATCCATATTGGTAATGCACGTAGTACGGTTGCGTTTGATGTTGTCCGTCGCTATTTAGAATATCGTGGCTTTACAGTCAATTACGTTTCTAATTTTACCGATGTAGATGATAAAATTATTCGTGCGGCAAACGAAATGGACATTTCACCACGTGAAGTGGCTGATCGATTTATTCACGCTTTTTATGAAGATACGGCGGCGTTAAACGTGAAAAAAGCGACACTTAACCCCCGCGTAATGGATAGTATTGATGACATTATCGCGTTTATTCAAGTGCTAATCGATAAAGGCTTTGCGTATGTGGTAGATGGCGATGTCTATTTTAAAACACGTCATTTTGAACAGTACGGTCAATTAAGTGGGCAATCGATTGATGATTTAATTGCCGGAGCAAGCCAACGGGTTGACGATGATACCGCACAAAAGCACGACCCATTAGATTTTGCGCTTTGGAAAAGGGCTAAAGAAAATGAAATTCATTGGCATTCTCCATGGGGATGTGGTCGTCCCGGCTGGCATATTGAATGTTCTGTAATGGCAACTAAATTTTTAGGCGACACCATTGATATTCATGCCGGTGGACACGATTTAACGTTTCCGCATCACGAAAATGAAATTGCACAATCCCAAGCAAAAACAGGTAAACCATTTGCAAACTATTGGTTGCATAATGGGTTTGTAACGTTTGATGGCGAAAAAATGAGTAAATCACTTGGTAATTTTGTGTTGGTGCATGATTTGATTCAACAAGTTGACCCTCAAGTTGTTCGCTTTTTACTTGCAACAGCCCATTATCGTAAACCGCTAGAATTTAAAGAAGATATTATTGCTGAAGCAACCGTTAATTTAGAGAAATTTAAAGCGACACTTCGACAAATTCAATTCCGTTTAAATACGGCGGTAACGGATATGTGTGTTAGTGATGAAACAATGTTAGAAACGATGCGTACACAGGAAAATGCTTTTAAAGAAGCCATGGACGATGACATTAATGCACCAAACGGCATGAAAGTGTTGTATGAATTATTGCGTGATATTAACGTCTACACACAACGTGAAACGGTTAACGCATCCGTTTTAGGTATTGTGAAAACGCGACTTTTAGCCATGTGCGATGTATTTGGTATGGTGTTAGAAGAGGAAGAAACATTATTAGATGAAGATATTGTTTCGTTAATTGAAGAACGGACTCAAGCGCGTTTAATTAAAGATTTTAAACGTAGTGATGAAATTCGTGATTACTTAAAATCACAAGGGATTATTTTAGACGATACACCACAAGGTACACGTTATAAACGAGTGTAG
- a CDS encoding energy-coupling factor transporter ATPase, producing the protein MAMSITFDQVSYIYQPNTPFEHKSLNDVSLTISEKDFVAVVGHTGSGKSTLIQHMNALLKPSQGAVSIDAFQITPETKDKQLKPLRQKVGIVFQFPEAQLFEETVLKDVMFGPLNFGDTPEMAKQKAIDALQLVGIDETLFERSPFELSGGQMRRVAIAGILAIQPDVLVLDEPTAGLDPKTRDYMMNLFHRLHRERELTIVLVTHQMNDVVTYANRVILLNQGNLMFDGPVDALFANEAFLKEHHIGLPHSLQFVKNLKEKGVHFSKNYYTTETLVDELVLRLGGDNVR; encoded by the coding sequence ATGGCTATGTCAATCACTTTTGACCAAGTAAGTTACATTTATCAACCTAATACACCGTTTGAACATAAAAGTTTAAATGATGTGTCTTTGACGATTTCAGAAAAAGATTTTGTTGCGGTAGTGGGACATACGGGAAGTGGGAAATCGACATTAATTCAACATATGAATGCGCTATTAAAACCATCGCAAGGCGCAGTGAGTATTGATGCGTTTCAAATTACGCCCGAAACGAAAGATAAACAACTTAAACCGCTTCGTCAAAAAGTCGGCATTGTGTTTCAGTTTCCAGAAGCACAATTGTTTGAAGAAACGGTTTTAAAAGATGTTATGTTTGGCCCGCTAAATTTTGGAGATACACCCGAAATGGCGAAACAAAAGGCGATTGATGCTTTGCAGTTGGTCGGGATTGATGAAACATTATTCGAACGTTCGCCGTTTGAATTATCCGGTGGTCAAATGCGTCGCGTGGCGATTGCAGGGATTTTAGCCATTCAACCAGATGTTTTAGTGCTAGATGAACCAACCGCAGGATTGGATCCTAAAACCCGAGATTACATGATGAATTTATTTCATCGCCTACACCGTGAACGTGAATTAACGATTGTATTGGTAACGCACCAAATGAATGATGTGGTGACGTATGCCAATCGTGTGATATTGTTAAATCAAGGGAATTTAATGTTTGACGGTCCGGTTGATGCATTATTTGCCAATGAAGCGTTTTTGAAAGAACATCATATTGGTTTACCGCATTCGTTACAATTTGTGAAAAATTTAAAAGAAAAAGGGGTTCATTTTTCGAAAAACTACTACACGACGGAAACGTTGGTTGATGAACTCGTTTTACGCTTAGGAGGCGACAATGTTAGATAA